TGAAAGGAACTACAAACTACAAAGGGAATACACGGAATGGCTTTCCAAAGAACGTTGGGACTATTTCTTCACTGGAACATTCAAATTTGAAGGTATCACTCCTAACGGCGCACGTAGGGCAGCTGAACGATTTTTTCGAGGATTCCCTACCAAGGAACTTGTGGTTCTTTTCATCGAATCGGGAAGTTTATATGGAAAGGTTCATCTGCACGGTCTGTTACGTTTCCGTATCGATAGAAAACCTTCAGCTGAAACTATTTGGAGAGGATGGTTCGACAAATATGGACGTGCCAAAGTGGAAGTTCCTAAATCCTCAGAAGACGTTTCAAGCTACTGTTGTAAGTATGTCACGAAAGAAATGAAAGATGAAACCTTTATAGTCTTATGAAAGCAGAAAACGAACAACTTGCAAAACTATACAGACAAACAGGAAGGTGGGTAAATGATACTCCTGTGAATGAAGAAAACCATTGGTGTTCACGTTGTAAAAACCGATTGGGAAAGACAGAAAAGATTTCTTTTACAGTTTATGGTTTACTTTGGAAGCCGTTTAGATTTGAGTATCACCCAGTATGCTTAATTAAGGCTCTTAATGAATGGGAAAATAATCTAAAAGAAAAGAAACATCTTTCTGATGCTGAATAAATCATTTAATGCCCATTTCTAACCTTTTATTCATTGATTTTAGCCATTCAAATTTGACATCAAAAAGGCTAAAAGTGCCTTTTAAATGACATTTAACCGTTAACATTAACAATAGTAAGTAAAATGGAACAAGTAGAAGAAATCAAATGCCCATTATGTGATGAGTCCTTTCGAGATAAAAGGGGATTAACCTCTCATGCAAGAAATAAGCATGACTTGGAAAAGGATGAAGTCTTTGAAAAAATGACCCAGAAAGAGCAGGAAAAGAAAGAATGGAAAATACTTGGAGGAATTGGGACAATTTTTCTAGCTCTAATTACACTGGGGAAATTCTCAAAATAACCTGGTACTAAATTAGTAGATTGCAAAATCTGCTATAAAATACATTCTTCGATAAAAATAACCTTCTGTTTCCCCAAAAGATTTTTAAAAAGATCCATCGTATCTATCCTGTAAATAAGCTACAGTCTATTCGGGAAACATCCTTTTAATTTTAGTTAGCTATTTTCTAAGTATTTAGGTTATTTTGGCATAATTACTTACAAAATGTGTTTTTACTAACAATTTTGCAGCTTAAAAGACCTATTTACGGTCTAAGCCATATCAGAGTAAGAATCTTAAAAGAAAAGGATTAAGACATAGATGAAACTTTACGAGACACTAGAGAAACAGCTCAAAAACGAACCTAATTTTGTAAGTGATAATGGGATTTTGAAAAAGTGGGTGATCTTAAACAAAGCACAAAACTTTGACCAAGACTTGATAGCTATGTTATTGGAGAACCAAGAGTTGAAACAGAAATTTTTCATGGATATAGAAGGGACATTGGTCTTCAACCAGAACCTTTTTATGGATTTTCTCGAACAGAAAAACTATTTGAACGATAGCTACACCCAGTATAGAAATAAAGTTGGATTCGCCATTGGTGATAAACATCTGAAGCAACGAAATGAAATTTCATTAGTATGGCCTTTTAAAGACTGTGTACTAGAGGGTGGGCAAAGCCGTGAAGAACAAGAACGAGAGGAAATTTTTTTTAACGAAATACTAGCCCAAGATGAGATAACTCAGTTGTTAGAGCCTAAAGTACTGTCTAAAGCCAAAGTCTTTTTTGAAGGAGGTGAAAAACCATTCAGTAGTTTTAAACGTGATGCCGAATATAATAAGAAAAGAGGGTTGCCAGAAAACACAATTACTGACAATCTACTTATTAAAGGAAATAACCTAATGGCATTACACTCACTAAAAAGAGAGTTTTTCGGAAAGGTAAAGTTGATTTACATAGACCCTCCATTTAACACAGGAAAGGATGAATTTAATTATAACGACAGATTCAATCATTCAACTTGGCTTACATTCATGAAAAATAGGTTGCAGGCCGCTAAAGAATTGCTTAAAGAAGATGGAATAATGGTTGTCCATGTTGGTAATGAAGAAGCAGCTTACATTCAGGTTCTTTTAGATGAAGTTTTTAATAGAGAGAACTACCTGAATCATATAACTATGAGTACGAATCCGCCCTCTGGTTTCAAAGCCACAAGTTCGAAAATATTCTCGACTGCAAATCACATATTCTTTTACGGCAAAAATTTAGAGCATTCAGAATTAAATAAACTTCATGTTCCTAAAGGATATGATACTGCATACAAATACTATTTGATCAATCCTGAAGATGACTTTTCAAAATGGAAATACTGTAACATTATTGATGAAATTGCCAGAAGACTAGGATATGAAGACACAAAAACTCTTAAAAAATCTGTAAGCAAATCTGAGTTATTAAAAAAGACTGCTAATTTTGCTCATAAGAATAATAATAGAGTATTTCGTACTGCTGCAGTTGGTGGTGGAGCTAGGAAAAAAAGAAAGAAAACAATTGAAAAATCGAAAGAGAATAGAGGTGTTGTTATGCAACATCCCGGGGAAGATGTCGAGGGGTTTTATATATTAAATGGAGAAATGATCATTTTTTGGTCTAATACATATAAGGAGATAGATGGCGAATTATTGCCAGGGCAATCATTAACTGATGTATGGACTGATATTGGATTTACTGGAATTTCAAGTGAAGGAGGAGTAACTCTAAAAAATGGTAAAAAACCTGAGTTACTTCTTAAAAGAATTTTAGACTTGGCTTCTGAGCCTGGTGATATCGTTCTAGACTATCATTTAGGTAGTGGTACAACTGCTGGAGTTGCAATGAAAATGCAGAGACAATTTATTGGAATTGAGCAATTACACTATGGTAAAAATGACAGTTTAATACGCTTAAAAAACGTAATTAATGGTGATAAATCAGGAGTATCAAAATACAAAGATGTTAATTGGAAAGGCGGGGGCTCTTTCACATATTTTCAACTCAAAAAATATAATCAACATTTTATTGAAGAGATTGAAGAAGCAAAAGACACCAAGGAATTATTGAAAATTTGGGAGGATATGAAAGCTAAAAGTTTTATGAAATATAATGTGGATATTAAAAAGCAGGAACAGCATATAGAAGACTTTAAAGCACTCAGTCTTGATGATCAGAAGAAACACCTTTGTGAACTGCTCGATAAAAACCAACTGTATGTCAATCTTTCATCTCTTTACGATAAAGACTTTTTATCCTCAGATACAGAAAAGTTAGTTACACAAGACTTTTACCAACTTAAAACTAAGTAACCTTATGCCTTTTTTGTACGATACCATTATAAGGGAATTTGGTAAACGAGAGATTGAACGAACTGAAGTGCCAAAGATTATTTTAGACAATCTTCGCCCAAAATTCAGTCCAAGGCCATATCAAGTTGAAGCCTTTCGACGCTTTGTTCTTTGCTACAATGAAGATTTTAAAGGCAAACCTTACAAACCATTACACTTGTTGTATAATATGGCAACTGGGAGTGGTAAGACACTGATAATGGCGGGTCTAATTTTATACTTGTACGAAAAAGGACATCGAAATTTTTTGTTCTTTGTAAACAGCAGTAACATTATTAAAAAAACTAAAGACAATTTTCTAAATCCACAATCCAGTAAATACCTCTTTAGTAGAAAAGTTGTACACGATAGTAGAGAGATACTTATCAAGGAAGTAAAGAATTTTGAAGAGGCCGACTCAGAGAACATTAATATCAAGTTCACAACAATTCAACAATTACATATTGACCTTGATAATACTAAAGAGAACAGTATCACCATTGAAGATTTTAAAAATAAAAAAGTGGCTCTCATTGCAGATGAAGCTCATCATTTGAATTCAGCTACTCGAAACAATGGTAATATGTTTGATAGTTGGGAGGGTACGGTAATGAATATATTAAAAGCTAATTTTGACAATATCCTACTAGAGTTTACCGCAACGCTTGATTATGAAAATCGTGAGATAGCTGATAAATACAAAGATAAAGTTATTTACAAATACGATTTAGCTCAGTTCAGATTGGATAAATATTCCAAAGAAATAAATCTAGTCCGGTCACTATATGACGAGAAAGAACGGATGATTCAGGCATTAGTATTAAACCTATATCGTCAGGAATTAGCAACATCATGCAACATCAACCTCAAACCTGTAATTCTTTTTAAAGCGAAAAGAACAATAGCAGAGTCAGAGCAGAACAAAATTAATTTTCACCGGTTGATTGATGAATTTTCTCAAGATATGGTGGAGAATATTCAACAAACATCTACTGTGCCAATTGTTCAAAAAGCTTTTCAATTTTTCCAAAGGAATGGGCTATCAAACAACAAAATAGCAAAAAGAATTAAAGCTAACTTTAAAGAGGAAAATTGCATTAGCGCCAATAATGATGCTGAAACTGAAAAAAATCAGATTTTACTAAATACTTTAGAGGATGAAAATAACCCTATTCGTGCTGTCTTTGCTGTTAAGAAATTAAACGAAGGTTGGGACGTATTGAATTTGTTTGATATTGTAAGACTTTATGAAGGACGAGACGGACGGGCAGGTAATCCGGGCAATACTACCATTTCTGAAGCTCAACTTATAGGTAGAGGGGCAAGATATTTTCCTTTTACTTTAGAAGAAGGACAGAACCCATATAAAAGAAAATTCGATAATGATGTTTCTAACGACTTAAAAATACTTGAAGAGCTCTATTATCACACCAAGGAGGATAGTAGATACATCTCTGAGCTAAAGCAAGCACTCGTTTACACTGGAATCTATGAAGACGAAAGTAATTTGGAAACCAAGCAGTTGACACTGAAAGATGAGTTCAAGCAAACTAATTTCTACAAAACTGGCAAAGTTTTTTACAACAGAAAAATTGAAAAAAGCTATGACAATGTTAAATCATTTAACGATTTAGGTGTAAAGAAAAAGAATCACAAACATACACTTTCATCAGGCTTTGGTAAAATGACAGCTCTTTTCATCAAAGATGATAATGACATTGACTCAGATGAATTTGAATCGAAAGATATATTGGTTAATGATATTCCAAAACATATTGTCCGTTTTGCATTATCACAAAATCCTTTTTTCTATTTTGATAATCTTGTTAAATATTTTCCAAATCTCGGATCCTTATCCAATCTCATAGCGAATGAAAATTATCTTTCCGACTTGGAAATAACATTTAACGGTACAAAAAACCGGTTGGCAAATATTGATAATGAGGATTATTTATCTGCCATAAACGGATTATTAGAGTCAATAGAGTTAGATATTAAATCTAATCTTAATGAATATGAGGGTTCAGATTACATAGAGGATTACCTACATAAAGTTTTTAAAAACAAGGAAATTAACGTGAGTAAAAATTCTGAACGATCCTATGGACAAGAAGACTTTGTTTCTGATAAACCCTGGTATGTGTTTAATGCAAATTATGGTACTAGTGAGGAAAAAGAATTCGTAAAAATGTTCGCCAGGCGCTTTAAATATTTAGAAAACAAATATCATAATATCTACCTAATACGAAATGAACGTCAATTGAAAATATTTGATGATTCAGGGCAAAGATTTGAGCCGGACTTCATTTTATTCTGCAAACAAAAAAATGGAGAAGAACTAACTTATCAAGTATTTATAGAACCTAAAGGAGCGCATCTTATTGCTAATGACAAGTGGAAAGAAAGTTTCTTAAAGAAAATTCGTCAAGAAAAGAAAACTATAAAAATCGACACTGATAAATACTTAATAACTGGTGTTCCGTTTTATAATAATGCCAATGAAAACGAATTTATTGACAGTCTAAATTCAGTAATAGATTTATGACACTTAATTCAAGAAAAGATTATATAGACAGTGAAGCTTCTCAAGGTTCAAAAAGTAACTCTTTAGAGCTTGCTCATCAATTTGTAAAAGAGATTCATTCAGATATTGCTCCACTACTTCAAGAATGTATTATCTTTGATTCAGAAAAAACTTTAGGAAATGCGCCTGCTGTTGAAATTCCAAATGACAAACTAGCAATCGCACCTGATATCAGATGTACAACTCATGAAGGGAATGTATTTTGGTTTGAAGTCAAAGATAAGTCTCAAAGATTCTATTACCCAGATACTGGTGCAGATTTATTTCAAGTATATGGTTGGTATAATATAAATAAACACTATAGCGAGCCGGTTTTTGTACTTTTCAAAGACCCGCCATTTGATAGCTGCATTCCAAAAACCCCTAGTGAAAAAAACTTAGAAAAATTTAAACCCCGTTGGTCAAAATTCAACGGCAAACCTTATGGAGCATGGTTAAGCCAGTTACTTGAATTAAATAATAATTATCCAAGAATATTTAATGAGAGATCTCGCAATCAACAAATGCCTATTCTGTACTTTTTAATTAGTCAAATGCAACCAGTAACAAGTTGGCAAGCATTGATTGATGAAGTAGATGGAAA
This is a stretch of genomic DNA from Rhodohalobacter barkolensis. It encodes these proteins:
- a CDS encoding DNA methyltransferase, with product MKLYETLEKQLKNEPNFVSDNGILKKWVILNKAQNFDQDLIAMLLENQELKQKFFMDIEGTLVFNQNLFMDFLEQKNYLNDSYTQYRNKVGFAIGDKHLKQRNEISLVWPFKDCVLEGGQSREEQEREEIFFNEILAQDEITQLLEPKVLSKAKVFFEGGEKPFSSFKRDAEYNKKRGLPENTITDNLLIKGNNLMALHSLKREFFGKVKLIYIDPPFNTGKDEFNYNDRFNHSTWLTFMKNRLQAAKELLKEDGIMVVHVGNEEAAYIQVLLDEVFNRENYLNHITMSTNPPSGFKATSSKIFSTANHIFFYGKNLEHSELNKLHVPKGYDTAYKYYLINPEDDFSKWKYCNIIDEIARRLGYEDTKTLKKSVSKSELLKKTANFAHKNNNRVFRTAAVGGGARKKRKKTIEKSKENRGVVMQHPGEDVEGFYILNGEMIIFWSNTYKEIDGELLPGQSLTDVWTDIGFTGISSEGGVTLKNGKKPELLLKRILDLASEPGDIVLDYHLGSGTTAGVAMKMQRQFIGIEQLHYGKNDSLIRLKNVINGDKSGVSKYKDVNWKGGGSFTYFQLKKYNQHFIEEIEEAKDTKELLKIWEDMKAKSFMKYNVDIKKQEQHIEDFKALSLDDQKKHLCELLDKNQLYVNLSSLYDKDFLSSDTEKLVTQDFYQLKTK
- a CDS encoding C2H2-type zinc finger protein, which produces MEQVEEIKCPLCDESFRDKRGLTSHARNKHDLEKDEVFEKMTQKEQEKKEWKILGGIGTIFLALITLGKFSK
- a CDS encoding DEAD/DEAH box helicase family protein; protein product: MPFLYDTIIREFGKREIERTEVPKIILDNLRPKFSPRPYQVEAFRRFVLCYNEDFKGKPYKPLHLLYNMATGSGKTLIMAGLILYLYEKGHRNFLFFVNSSNIIKKTKDNFLNPQSSKYLFSRKVVHDSREILIKEVKNFEEADSENINIKFTTIQQLHIDLDNTKENSITIEDFKNKKVALIADEAHHLNSATRNNGNMFDSWEGTVMNILKANFDNILLEFTATLDYENREIADKYKDKVIYKYDLAQFRLDKYSKEINLVRSLYDEKERMIQALVLNLYRQELATSCNINLKPVILFKAKRTIAESEQNKINFHRLIDEFSQDMVENIQQTSTVPIVQKAFQFFQRNGLSNNKIAKRIKANFKEENCISANNDAETEKNQILLNTLEDENNPIRAVFAVKKLNEGWDVLNLFDIVRLYEGRDGRAGNPGNTTISEAQLIGRGARYFPFTLEEGQNPYKRKFDNDVSNDLKILEELYYHTKEDSRYISELKQALVYTGIYEDESNLETKQLTLKDEFKQTNFYKTGKVFYNRKIEKSYDNVKSFNDLGVKKKNHKHTLSSGFGKMTALFIKDDNDIDSDEFESKDILVNDIPKHIVRFALSQNPFFYFDNLVKYFPNLGSLSNLIANENYLSDLEITFNGTKNRLANIDNEDYLSAINGLLESIELDIKSNLNEYEGSDYIEDYLHKVFKNKEINVSKNSERSYGQEDFVSDKPWYVFNANYGTSEEKEFVKMFARRFKYLENKYHNIYLIRNERQLKIFDDSGQRFEPDFILFCKQKNGEELTYQVFIEPKGAHLIANDKWKESFLKKIRQEKKTIKIDTDKYLITGVPFYNNANENEFIDSLNSVIDL